From Streptomyces sp. GSL17-111, one genomic window encodes:
- a CDS encoding MFS transporter translates to MERRAAVRGWLAVAAVTLGIFTVMTAELLPVGLLTPIGGELHVSDGTAGLMVTVPGLVAAVSAPLLAVAAGRLDRRLVLCALMALVAAAHLLSATAGHFAVVLGARVLLGVSIGGFWAFAGGLALRLVPARHVGRATSVIFAGVSAASVLGVPLGTLTGELGGWRTAFAALGVLALAVLGGLVLQLPPLPAERGLSPADLGGLLRSNPGVRAGLALTFLIVTGHFLAYTFVRPMLQDRYGIGDDLVGVLLLAYGGAGLAGNFLVGGAAARAARPALLLVAGGLTAVLAALALTAGSTAGTLLLLGWGLAFGGVSVGLQSWFLAAAPDAAEAATSLFVAAFCLSIALGAFLGGRLVDSVSLSAPLWAGATLSLAAAAAVAVGVGALGRHVFIDTTTKEKETPS, encoded by the coding sequence ATGGAGAGACGGGCCGCTGTGCGCGGTTGGCTCGCGGTCGCAGCGGTCACGCTCGGCATCTTCACCGTGATGACCGCGGAGTTGCTGCCCGTGGGGCTCCTCACGCCGATCGGCGGGGAGTTGCACGTCTCGGACGGCACGGCGGGGCTGATGGTCACCGTCCCCGGGCTGGTCGCCGCGGTGTCGGCGCCGCTGCTGGCGGTGGCCGCCGGGCGGCTCGACCGCCGACTCGTCCTCTGCGCGCTGATGGCCCTGGTGGCCGCCGCCCACCTCCTGTCCGCCACGGCCGGGCACTTCGCCGTGGTGCTCGGCGCGCGGGTGCTGCTGGGGGTGAGCATCGGGGGCTTCTGGGCCTTCGCGGGTGGGCTCGCCCTGCGCCTGGTGCCCGCACGGCACGTCGGACGGGCCACCTCCGTCATCTTCGCCGGGGTCTCCGCGGCCTCCGTCCTCGGCGTCCCCCTGGGGACCCTCACCGGAGAACTCGGCGGCTGGCGGACGGCGTTCGCCGCGCTCGGCGTGCTGGCGCTGGCGGTGCTGGGCGGCCTCGTCCTGCAGCTGCCGCCCCTGCCGGCCGAGCGGGGACTGAGCCCGGCCGACCTCGGCGGGCTGCTGCGGTCCAACCCCGGCGTGCGGGCCGGCCTGGCGCTGACGTTCCTCATCGTCACCGGGCACTTCCTCGCCTACACCTTCGTCCGCCCGATGCTGCAGGACCGCTACGGCATCGGCGACGACCTCGTCGGTGTGCTGCTGCTCGCCTACGGCGGTGCGGGGCTGGCCGGGAACTTCCTCGTCGGCGGTGCCGCCGCCCGGGCGGCCCGGCCGGCACTGCTGCTGGTGGCGGGTGGGCTCACCGCCGTGCTCGCCGCCCTCGCGCTCACCGCAGGCAGCACGGCGGGCACGCTCCTGCTGCTGGGGTGGGGGCTGGCCTTCGGCGGGGTCTCGGTCGGCCTGCAGTCGTGGTTCCTGGCCGCCGCCCCGGACGCCGCCGAGGCCGCCACCTCGCTCTTCGTCGCGGCGTTCTGCCTGTCCATCGCCCTGGGCGCCTTCCTCGGCGGGCGTCTCGTCGACTCCGTCTCCCTCTCCGCACCCCTGTGGGCCGGGGCGACGCTCTCGCTCGCCGCCGCCGCCGCCGTCGCCGTCGGCGTCGGCGCTCTCGGTCGTCACGTGTTCATCGACACCACCACCAAGGAAAAGGAAACACCGTCATGA
- a CDS encoding RidA family protein: MTRTITNPAGLHNPTGFGYSHVVTAPGEQVFIAGQYASDASGAVTTGDFAAQVEQSLAHLRTALAAVGLDVGHVVRLGTYIVDHDPEKLRILGAALHRTWGEELPAQTLVGVAALALPEMLFEIDAVAIAPR, from the coding sequence ATGACCCGCACCATCACCAACCCCGCAGGCCTGCACAACCCGACCGGCTTCGGCTACAGCCACGTCGTCACCGCACCCGGCGAGCAGGTCTTCATCGCCGGCCAGTACGCCTCGGACGCCTCCGGCGCGGTCACCACCGGGGACTTCGCCGCCCAGGTCGAACAGTCCCTGGCCCATCTCCGTACCGCGCTCGCGGCCGTCGGCCTCGACGTCGGCCACGTCGTCCGCCTCGGCACCTACATCGTCGACCACGACCCGGAGAAGCTGCGGATCCTGGGCGCCGCGCTGCACCGGACGTGGGGCGAGGAACTGCCCGCCCAGACGCTGGTCGGGGTGGCCGCGCTGGCGCTGCCGGAGATGCTCTTCGAGATCGACGCGGTGGCGATCGCACCGCGCTAG
- a CDS encoding L,D-transpeptidase, producing MRGAALAALLVPLAACSTSAPGPQGTDGPGDAAGEDRPAAVTVTPHGEDAPAGEPVRVTASDGRLTSVTVTDADGGPLAGELAPDGSEWTSRRKAAPGTSYRVTAVTATGDGGDRTWKSAFTTAEADGVNKVDWRPGTDTTVGVAQPISLVFDHPVTDKAAVERQLTVTTSNGTEGAWAWLTDHSGRDRIDWRPETYWKSGTRVTLTAELNGTDSGDGGWFVRDYTTTFTIGARQVVEVDLDRKRLTLVRDGKEVRTIPVSGGTPGGDKRSWRGTAVLMAKEGTINMNSETVGLGDAYDKMVDHSMRLTWSGMYAHAAPWNDRWMGKANKSSGCIGMSDADAAWFYAQVRPGDPFEITGEDTKGVVAPGNGFGAWNVSWPDWQARSALP from the coding sequence ATGCGCGGAGCGGCACTCGCGGCGCTGCTCGTGCCGCTCGCCGCCTGCTCGACGTCCGCCCCGGGGCCGCAGGGCACCGACGGCCCGGGCGACGCGGCCGGCGAGGACCGGCCGGCGGCCGTGACGGTGACACCGCACGGCGAGGACGCCCCGGCCGGCGAGCCCGTCCGCGTCACGGCGTCGGACGGACGGCTGACGTCGGTCACCGTCACCGACGCCGACGGCGGCCCCCTCGCGGGCGAACTCGCCCCGGACGGCTCGGAGTGGACCTCCCGGCGCAAGGCCGCCCCCGGCACCTCGTACCGCGTCACCGCCGTGACGGCCACCGGGGACGGCGGTGACCGCACCTGGAAGTCCGCCTTCACCACGGCGGAGGCCGACGGGGTCAACAAGGTCGACTGGCGGCCCGGGACGGACACCACCGTGGGCGTCGCCCAGCCAATATCCCTGGTCTTCGACCACCCGGTCACCGACAAGGCAGCCGTCGAGCGGCAGTTGACGGTCACCACGTCCAACGGGACGGAGGGCGCGTGGGCCTGGCTCACGGACCACTCCGGCCGCGACCGGATCGACTGGCGTCCCGAGACGTACTGGAAGTCCGGCACCCGGGTGACGCTGACCGCAGAGCTGAACGGCACGGACTCCGGCGACGGCGGCTGGTTCGTCCGCGACTACACGACCACCTTCACCATCGGCGCGCGCCAGGTCGTCGAGGTCGACCTCGACCGCAAGCGGCTCACCCTGGTGCGGGACGGGAAGGAGGTCCGCACGATCCCGGTCTCCGGCGGCACCCCCGGCGGCGACAAGCGCTCCTGGCGCGGCACGGCCGTGCTCATGGCCAAGGAGGGCACCATCAACATGAACTCCGAGACGGTCGGGCTCGGCGACGCCTACGACAAGATGGTCGACCACTCGATGCGGCTGACCTGGTCCGGCATGTACGCGCACGCCGCGCCCTGGAACGACCGGTGGATGGGCAAGGCCAACAAGAGCTCCGGCTGCATCGGCATGAGCGACGCGGACGCCGCCTGGTTCTACGCCCAGGTCCGCCCCGGCGACCCGTTCGAGATCACCGGCGAGGACACCAAGGGCGTCGTCGCGCCGGGCAACGGCTTCGGCGCCTGGAACGTGTCCTGGCCCGACTGGCAGGCCCGCAGCGCCCTCCCCTGA
- a CDS encoding lipid II:glycine glycyltransferase FemX — MSALLVTADRSQETPLRPVSAVTYRRFLESREGAALAPGFLQCPSWAQVKEGWQARFVGWGADPAGGRLSGAALVLLRQLPGTHKHFAYLPEGPVADWTDPRIDDWLGPLLRHLRASGVFAVRIGPSPAYRRWSAARLKAATGPGRRLGDVLASEVDPLGTAVADRLRARGWRRCGGEEDGDAQPRHVFRLPLAGRSPDDLWAGLNQEWRRNVRRARRSGVEVTVGGAADLPAFYRLLRITEERDGFRLGRSLAYYERQYAALNAEEPGRMKLYLARHGGEILAAHTMIRVGRRVWYQTGASADHRREVRPSNLLQWHMLLDARALGAHVYDMRGVPSTLDPDDRPYGLLRWKLGTGGEVVETLGEWERPLDGAANHALYRAFQTYLARR, encoded by the coding sequence GTGTCAGCGCTGCTTGTGACGGCCGACCGCAGCCAGGAGACGCCGCTGCGGCCTGTCTCCGCCGTGACGTACCGCCGCTTCCTGGAGTCCCGTGAGGGGGCGGCGCTGGCTCCCGGCTTCCTCCAGTGCCCGTCCTGGGCGCAGGTCAAGGAGGGCTGGCAGGCGCGGTTCGTCGGGTGGGGAGCGGACCCGGCGGGCGGCCGGCTGTCCGGGGCGGCACTCGTGCTGCTACGCCAACTTCCGGGCACGCACAAGCACTTCGCCTACCTGCCGGAGGGGCCCGTCGCCGACTGGACCGATCCCCGCATCGACGACTGGCTCGGCCCGCTGCTGCGGCACCTGCGCGCGTCCGGGGTGTTCGCGGTGCGGATCGGACCCTCGCCCGCCTACCGTCGCTGGAGCGCGGCCCGGCTGAAGGCGGCGACCGGGCCGGGGCGGCGGCTGGGGGACGTCCTGGCGAGCGAGGTGGACCCGCTGGGCACGGCCGTCGCCGACCGGCTGCGGGCGCGGGGCTGGCGGCGCTGCGGCGGCGAGGAGGACGGCGACGCGCAGCCCCGGCACGTCTTCCGGTTGCCGCTCGCCGGTCGGAGCCCGGACGACCTGTGGGCGGGGCTCAACCAGGAGTGGCGGCGCAACGTGCGGCGCGCGCGGAGGTCCGGCGTGGAGGTGACCGTCGGCGGTGCGGCCGACCTGCCCGCGTTCTACCGGCTGCTGCGGATCACGGAGGAGCGGGACGGGTTCCGGCTCGGTCGCTCGCTCGCCTACTACGAGCGCCAGTACGCGGCCCTCAACGCGGAGGAACCGGGCCGGATGAAGCTCTACCTGGCCCGGCACGGCGGCGAGATCCTCGCCGCCCACACCATGATCCGCGTGGGGCGGCGCGTGTGGTACCAGACGGGGGCCTCGGCCGACCACCGCCGCGAGGTCCGCCCCTCGAACCTGCTCCAGTGGCACATGCTGCTCGACGCCCGGGCCCTCGGCGCCCACGTGTACGACATGCGCGGGGTACCCTCCACCCTCGACCCCGACGACCGGCCCTACGGGCTGCTGCGCTGGAAGCTCGGCACCGGGGGTGAGGTCGTCGAGACCCTCGGGGAATGGGAGAGGCCCTTGGACGGCGCCGCCAACCACGCGTTGTACCGGGCGTTCCAGACGTACCTGGCGCGCCGGTGA
- the murJ gene encoding murein biosynthesis integral membrane protein MurJ encodes MTAPGPAPAPAAPAAAPTAPAETGRAPSVARSGAIMAAGSVVSRATGFARSAVVAAAIGVGTLADGYAVGNALPTIVYMLLIGGALNAVFVPELVRAAKEHADGGAAYTDRLLTACVLALLVLTAGAVWAAPAIIDVYTDYPPDRTATAVAFARYCLPQIFFLGLFTLLGQVLNARGRFGAMMWTPVLNNLVVIAVFGLYLAVGDGGSLSPAETALLGWGTTAGIVVQALALLPSLRAARFRFRPRFDWGGSGLTAPLRKAGWLVLLVLTNQVAYWVTTRLATAAGLHAEAAGVDGGAGFSAYNNAYLLWAVPHGIITVSLMTALLPRMSAAAADADTAAVRRDVSYALRHSAAAVVPAACVLFALAQPVLSVVFRYGETDAAAVAVMAGTLMAFAPGLIAFSGQYVLFRTFYALSDVRTPFLLNLVTAGLQAGLSIVAYVLLPARWAVTGMAGAYTVALWVGWAVTALVLHRALAAPGVRRPSGRALAGQVRLLIAAVPACALGYGAARAAGPAGALAAVAAGTVVIAAVFVLLARPLRLAEVAALVTGALARLRRRS; translated from the coding sequence GTGACGGCGCCGGGCCCGGCGCCCGCCCCGGCGGCGCCCGCCGCCGCCCCCACCGCGCCCGCCGAGACCGGACGGGCGCCGTCCGTGGCGCGCAGCGGCGCGATCATGGCGGCGGGTTCGGTGGTGTCGCGCGCGACGGGGTTCGCCCGCTCCGCCGTCGTCGCCGCCGCGATCGGCGTCGGGACGCTCGCCGACGGGTACGCCGTCGGCAACGCGCTGCCGACCATCGTCTACATGCTGCTGATCGGCGGTGCGCTCAACGCCGTCTTCGTGCCGGAGCTGGTCAGGGCGGCCAAGGAGCACGCGGACGGCGGCGCGGCGTACACCGACCGGCTGCTCACGGCGTGCGTGCTCGCCCTCCTGGTGCTGACGGCGGGCGCGGTCTGGGCGGCCCCCGCGATCATCGACGTGTACACGGACTACCCGCCGGACCGGACGGCCACGGCGGTCGCCTTCGCCCGCTACTGCCTGCCGCAGATCTTCTTCCTCGGGCTGTTCACCCTGCTCGGGCAGGTACTGAACGCCCGGGGCCGGTTCGGCGCCATGATGTGGACGCCGGTGCTCAACAACCTGGTGGTCATCGCCGTCTTCGGCCTCTACCTGGCGGTCGGCGACGGCGGGTCCCTCAGCCCGGCGGAGACGGCGCTGCTCGGCTGGGGCACCACGGCGGGCATCGTCGTCCAGGCCCTCGCCCTGCTGCCGTCGCTGCGCGCCGCCCGGTTCCGCTTCCGGCCCCGTTTCGACTGGGGCGGCAGCGGGCTCACCGCGCCGCTGCGCAAGGCGGGGTGGCTGGTGCTGCTGGTGCTGACCAACCAGGTCGCGTACTGGGTGACGACCCGGCTGGCCACGGCGGCGGGCCTGCACGCCGAGGCGGCCGGGGTGGACGGCGGCGCGGGCTTCAGCGCGTACAACAACGCCTACCTGCTGTGGGCCGTGCCGCACGGGATCATCACCGTGTCGCTGATGACGGCGCTGCTGCCCCGGATGAGCGCGGCGGCCGCCGACGCGGACACCGCCGCCGTGCGGCGCGACGTCTCGTACGCGCTGCGGCACAGCGCGGCGGCCGTCGTCCCGGCGGCGTGCGTGCTGTTCGCGCTCGCGCAGCCGGTGCTGTCGGTCGTCTTCCGCTACGGCGAGACGGACGCGGCGGCCGTCGCCGTCATGGCGGGCACCCTGATGGCGTTCGCGCCCGGTCTGATCGCCTTCAGCGGGCAGTACGTGCTGTTCCGCACGTTCTACGCGCTCTCCGACGTCCGCACGCCGTTCCTCCTCAACCTCGTGACGGCCGGGCTCCAGGCGGGCCTGTCGATCGTCGCGTACGTGCTGCTGCCGGCCCGCTGGGCGGTGACGGGCATGGCCGGGGCGTACACGGTCGCCCTGTGGGTGGGCTGGGCCGTGACGGCCCTCGTCCTCCACCGCGCCCTGGCCGCGCCGGGCGTGCGCCGCCCCTCCGGGCGGGCCCTCGCCGGGCAGGTCCGGCTGCTGATCGCCGCCGTGCCCGCGTGCGCGCTCGGGTACGGTGCCGCGCGTGCGGCCGGACCCGCCGGGGCGCTCGCGGCGGTCGCCGCCGGGACGGTGGTGATCGCCGCCGTCTTCGTCCTCCTCGCCCGTCCGCTGCGCCTCGCCGAGGTCGCCGCGCTCGTCACCGGCGCCCTCGCCCGGCTGCGCCGCCGCTCCTGA
- a CDS encoding response regulator transcription factor yields MPRVLLIEDDPSVREGVELGLRRRGHEVRAAATGEAGLAALRTFRPDLLLLDLMLPGMNGVQVCRTVREDSQLPIIMLTARGDDFDIVIGLEAGADDYIVKPARTEVIEARIRAVLRRIEDHGGGRPGVETHGGLAIDRAGLTVVKNGVRLALAPSEMKLLLHLSAAPEQVFSRQQLLEHVWEHSYHGDARLVDACVRRLRNKIEDVPASPRYIQTLRGFGYRFGPL; encoded by the coding sequence ATGCCCCGTGTGCTCCTCATCGAAGACGACCCCTCCGTGCGGGAGGGCGTGGAACTCGGCCTGCGCCGGCGCGGCCACGAGGTGCGGGCGGCCGCCACCGGCGAGGCCGGGCTCGCCGCGCTGCGCACGTTCCGGCCCGACCTGCTGCTGCTCGACCTGATGCTGCCGGGGATGAACGGCGTCCAGGTCTGCCGCACGGTGCGGGAGGACAGCCAGCTGCCGATCATCATGCTCACCGCGCGCGGCGACGACTTCGACATCGTCATCGGCCTGGAGGCCGGCGCCGACGACTACATCGTCAAACCCGCGCGTACCGAGGTCATCGAGGCCCGCATCCGGGCGGTGCTGCGCAGGATCGAGGACCACGGCGGCGGGCGGCCCGGCGTCGAGACGCACGGCGGGCTGGCCATCGACCGGGCGGGTCTCACCGTCGTCAAGAACGGCGTACGCCTGGCTCTCGCGCCGTCCGAGATGAAGCTTCTCCTGCACCTGTCGGCCGCCCCGGAGCAGGTCTTCAGCCGGCAGCAGCTGCTGGAGCACGTGTGGGAGCACAGCTATCACGGCGACGCCCGGCTCGTGGACGCCTGTGTGCGGCGGCTGCGCAACAAGATCGAGGACGTCCCGGCGAGCCCGCGCTACATTCAGACCCTGCGGGGCTTCGGCTACCGCTTCGGACCGCTGTGA
- a CDS encoding HAMP domain-containing sensor histidine kinase yields the protein MRLRGPLRFRRPPEGERRRPFGLRARLVLAFLLVAAVSAGTTAALTFREARNAVLETAQDTAVSTFRSEVGAFDFYLPLDTDGLVGGLRAMARNGKPNTWYVYAEYGDIRVSSADNPTSTVITPELRRRAHADPSGSFQRVVKDGVPYLTIGMPVVFDVGERGGGPGRAVPTGLVLFAVMPMSDERANVEALVVAARNGALPGLAVALVPALIATRGVLRPVRELREAARSMGRGHLDTRIRARGRDEIADLARTFNESAGALEASVDELRRAEARARRFASDVSHELRTPLAGMLAVTGVLEEDADRLDPDTERAVRLVSAETEKLAVLVEDLMEISRFDARAADLNIDEIDVAETVRKTLERRHWTDVVRTELPDGVRARLDPRRFDIVVANLVGNALRHGGAPVTVRLRTAVGADGTERLITEVSDRGPGIRPDVLPHIFDRFYKADAARTRSAGSGLGLAITLENARLHGGTVRAANGPDGSGAVFTVEMPLHAGEDPA from the coding sequence GTGAGGCTCCGCGGACCGCTCCGGTTCCGCAGGCCGCCGGAGGGGGAGCGGCGCCGTCCCTTCGGGCTGCGGGCCCGGCTCGTGCTCGCGTTCCTGCTGGTGGCCGCAGTCAGCGCGGGCACGACCGCCGCCCTCACCTTCCGGGAGGCACGCAACGCGGTGCTGGAGACGGCGCAGGACACGGCCGTCTCGACCTTCCGCAGCGAGGTCGGCGCGTTCGACTTCTACCTGCCGCTGGACACCGACGGGCTGGTCGGCGGGTTGCGCGCCATGGCCCGCAACGGCAAGCCGAACACCTGGTACGTGTACGCGGAGTACGGCGACATCCGCGTCTCCTCCGCCGACAACCCCACCTCCACGGTGATCACGCCCGAGCTGCGCCGCCGGGCCCACGCCGATCCCAGCGGGAGCTTCCAGCGGGTCGTCAAGGACGGGGTGCCGTATCTGACGATCGGCATGCCGGTCGTGTTCGACGTCGGCGAGCGCGGCGGCGGGCCGGGGAGGGCGGTGCCGACCGGGCTCGTCCTGTTCGCGGTGATGCCGATGTCCGACGAGCGGGCGAACGTGGAGGCGCTGGTCGTGGCCGCGCGGAACGGGGCGCTGCCCGGCCTCGCCGTCGCCCTCGTGCCCGCGCTGATCGCGACGCGCGGCGTGCTGCGTCCGGTGCGGGAGCTGCGCGAGGCGGCCCGTTCCATGGGCCGGGGCCATCTCGACACCCGCATCCGGGCGCGGGGCCGCGACGAGATCGCGGACCTGGCCCGGACGTTCAACGAGTCCGCCGGTGCGCTGGAGGCCTCCGTGGACGAGCTGCGGCGGGCCGAGGCGCGCGCCCGGCGCTTCGCCTCCGACGTCTCGCACGAGCTGCGCACCCCGTTGGCGGGGATGCTCGCCGTCACCGGCGTCCTGGAGGAGGACGCGGACCGCCTGGACCCGGACACCGAGCGGGCGGTGCGGCTGGTCAGCGCGGAGACGGAGAAGCTCGCGGTCCTCGTGGAGGACCTGATGGAGATCTCCCGGTTCGACGCCCGCGCCGCCGACCTCAATATCGACGAGATCGACGTCGCGGAGACCGTCCGCAAGACCCTGGAGCGGCGGCACTGGACGGACGTGGTCCGCACGGAGCTGCCGGACGGCGTCCGCGCCCGGCTCGACCCCCGCCGCTTCGACATCGTCGTCGCCAACCTGGTGGGCAACGCCCTACGGCACGGCGGAGCGCCGGTGACCGTGCGGCTGCGCACCGCCGTCGGTGCGGACGGGACGGAGCGCCTGATCACCGAGGTCTCCGACCGGGGGCCCGGTATCCGGCCCGACGTGCTCCCGCACATCTTCGACCGCTTCTACAAGGCCGACGCGGCCCGCACCCGTTCGGCCGGCAGCGGCCTGGGTCTGGCCATCACGCTCGAGAACGCCCGACTCCACGGCGGGACCGTCCGCGCGGCGAACGGCCCCGACGGGAGCGGTGCCGTCTTCACCGTCGAGATGCCGCTGCACGCGGGGGAGGACCCGGCATGA
- a CDS encoding S1 family peptidase: MRIKRTLAAAVGLLAAATVSLPNAVAAEPETFDAAELSRVSDAVLAADVGGTAWYVDARSGRVVVTADATVSRADLAHLRKAAGPDAGALRIERTSATFRPMLSAGDPIYGNGVRCSVGFNVRSGGTYYFLTAGHCGNAVAQWYTAPGGTTPIGPTIHSSFPGNDYALVRYDDPALSHPGGFVAADPVVGQSVQRTGSTTGTHSGTVTALDVTVNYGSAGTVHGMIQTNVCAEPGDSGGPLYQGNRALGITSGGSGDCRSGGTTFYQPVTEALKRYKVSLY, from the coding sequence GTGAGGATCAAGCGCACGCTCGCGGCCGCCGTCGGACTGCTGGCCGCCGCGACGGTGAGCCTGCCGAACGCCGTCGCCGCCGAGCCGGAGACCTTCGACGCGGCCGAGCTGTCCCGGGTGAGCGACGCCGTGCTCGCGGCCGACGTCGGCGGGACGGCCTGGTACGTGGACGCCCGCTCCGGCCGGGTCGTCGTGACCGCGGACGCCACCGTCTCCCGGGCGGACCTCGCCCACCTCCGGAAGGCGGCGGGCCCGGACGCCGGCGCGCTGCGGATCGAGCGGACGTCCGCGACGTTCCGGCCCATGCTCTCCGCCGGCGACCCCATCTACGGGAACGGCGTCCGGTGTTCCGTCGGCTTCAACGTCCGCAGCGGCGGCACGTACTACTTCCTCACCGCCGGGCACTGCGGCAACGCGGTGGCCCAGTGGTACACCGCCCCCGGAGGTACCACGCCCATCGGCCCGACGATCCATTCGAGCTTCCCGGGCAACGACTACGCCCTCGTCCGGTACGACGACCCGGCGCTCAGCCACCCGGGCGGCTTCGTCGCCGCCGACCCGGTCGTCGGCCAGTCCGTGCAGCGCACCGGCTCCACCACCGGGACCCACAGCGGGACGGTCACCGCGCTCGACGTCACCGTGAACTACGGCAGCGCAGGCACGGTGCACGGCATGATCCAGACCAACGTCTGCGCCGAGCCCGGCGATTCCGGCGGACCGCTGTACCAGGGCAACAGGGCGCTCGGCATCACCTCCGGCGGCAGCGGCGACTGCCGCAGCGGGGGCACGACGTTCTACCAGCCCGTCACCGAAGCCCTGAAGCGCTACAAGGTCAGCCTGTACTGA
- a CDS encoding helix-turn-helix domain-containing protein codes for MGSEGEPRWSDFGRRLRYWRSRAGLTQAQLGELLGYHHSHISKVERGFRGPPPRFSEAADTLLGTGGELAALWERASTGEAAAQGVPFPVPRTDGRPTDVTPELLAHWPGALPANGLPCPLHDTAGCPVPPPTYVLVSGRLLPVDVDGVHGLTALLAAFERMTVGRTSVECAPVERTLRTLVERSTQVGRRTALPLLRLAARYAQLAGWLRVLRDQNGLAMSWYGHGLRWADTSGDVTAKVALLFDMSMVARIERDRDAVHAYADALEHAAPARRWVATMASLYRARGEALCGGLGEVERHLGAARALLDGFGERDHAEAPWLVGAEGRMRLESSAAGALRDVAVLAGDVRAARRAVTAGRASLRALPGHMRPTRTLLTLRLADAHACAGDPDAAVATAGGALDEALAAPRTTIVRELRGLHTRLSGNPRWSGTAPLRDFRERLLTALPPR; via the coding sequence ATGGGGAGTGAAGGTGAGCCTCGTTGGAGCGACTTCGGGCGTCGGCTGCGCTACTGGCGGTCCCGGGCCGGGCTGACGCAGGCCCAGCTCGGCGAGCTGCTGGGCTATCACCACAGCCACATCAGCAAGGTCGAGCGGGGCTTCAGGGGTCCGCCGCCCCGGTTCTCCGAGGCGGCGGACACGCTGTTGGGCACCGGCGGTGAGCTGGCCGCGCTGTGGGAACGCGCGAGCACCGGGGAGGCGGCGGCGCAGGGCGTCCCGTTCCCGGTGCCCCGGACGGACGGGCGTCCCACCGACGTCACCCCGGAACTGCTGGCCCACTGGCCCGGGGCGCTGCCCGCGAACGGCCTGCCCTGCCCGCTGCACGACACGGCCGGGTGCCCGGTGCCGCCGCCCACGTACGTACTGGTCTCCGGTCGGCTGCTGCCCGTCGACGTCGACGGCGTCCACGGGCTGACGGCCCTGCTGGCGGCGTTCGAGCGGATGACGGTGGGGCGGACGTCGGTGGAGTGCGCGCCCGTGGAACGGACGCTGCGGACGCTCGTGGAGCGGTCGACGCAGGTCGGACGCCGGACGGCACTGCCGCTGCTGCGGCTGGCGGCCCGGTACGCCCAACTCGCGGGCTGGCTGCGGGTCCTGCGCGACCAGAACGGGCTGGCCATGTCCTGGTACGGGCACGGGTTGCGCTGGGCCGACACCTCCGGGGACGTGACGGCGAAGGTGGCCCTCCTGTTCGACATGAGCATGGTGGCGCGCATCGAGCGGGACCGGGACGCCGTGCACGCCTACGCCGACGCCCTGGAGCACGCCGCGCCCGCCCGCCGCTGGGTGGCCACGATGGCCAGCCTCTACCGCGCGCGGGGCGAGGCCCTGTGCGGCGGGCTGGGCGAGGTCGAACGGCACCTCGGGGCGGCCCGGGCCCTGCTGGACGGCTTCGGCGAGCGGGATCACGCCGAGGCGCCGTGGCTGGTGGGGGCCGAGGGCCGGATGCGGCTGGAGTCCAGTGCGGCGGGGGCGCTGCGGGACGTCGCCGTGCTGGCCGGGGACGTGCGGGCGGCCCGCCGCGCCGTCACGGCGGGCCGCGCGTCCCTGCGGGCGCTCCCCGGTCACATGCGCCCCACCCGGACGCTCCTGACCCTGCGGCTGGCCGACGCCCACGCCTGCGCGGGCGACCCGGACGCCGCCGTGGCGACGGCGGGCGGGGCGCTCGACGAGGCGCTGGCCGCCCCCCGGACGACGATCGTCCGGGAGCTGCGCGGGCTCCACACCCGGCTGTCAGGGAACCCGCGCTGGTCCGGGACGGCACCCCTGCGGGACTTCCGGGAGCGCCTGCTCACCGCCCTCCCTCCACGCTGA